A genomic stretch from Onychostoma macrolepis isolate SWU-2019 chromosome 02, ASM1243209v1, whole genome shotgun sequence includes:
- the rnf182 gene encoding E3 ubiquitin-protein ligase RNF182, translated as MMGQFPEDVVGGFTTEELECKICYCAYSLSSRRPKVLECCHCLCAKCLAKILDLGESSPNAVVCPFCRYITDLPGEDVGSLPDEYNLVSALLSIQTRKHQNLNDNQGEILLSPRRLNSLVGHSASASPTSIRSNYVVITIMEPRQESVIPARGRDYRSSSQDSMASVTQRWTVWNCAALLCQTSARVLVWLLGLLYFSSLPLGVYLLIMQNTTMGVLMVSLVPVSLLIVMVYGLCQCLCREFWDCVPP; from the coding sequence ATGATGGGACAGTTCCCGGAGGATGTGGTGGGTGGCTTCACCACAGAGGAACTGGAATGCAAGATCTGCTACTGTGCTTACAGCCTGTCAAGTCGACGACCCAAGGTCCTTGAGTGCTGCCATTGTCTTTGTGCCAAGTGCCTTGCAAAAATTCTCGATTTAGGAGAATCCTCTCCGAATGCAGTGGTCTGTCCATTCTGCCGCTACATCACAGACCTTCCCGGAGAAGACGTGGGCAGTCTACCAGACGAGTATAACTTGGTGTCGGCACTGCTGTCTATCCAGACACGGAAGCATCAGAACCTTAATGACAACCAAGGCGAGATTCTCCTCAGTCCCAGACGCCTCAACTCTCTGGTGGGACACTCTGCCTCAGCTTCTCCCACCTCGATTCGTTCCAATTACGTGGTGATCACCATTATGGAGCCTCGGCAGGAGTCTGTTATTCCAGCTCGGGGTAGGGATTACCGCTCTTCCAGCCAGGACTCCATGGCCTCGGTTACTCAGAGATGGACGGTGTGGAACTGTGCGGCCCTGCTATGCCAGACTTCAGCACGCGTCCTGGTCTGGCTGCTGGGGCTGCTGTACTTCAGCTCGCTGCCTCTAGGGGTCTATCTGTTAATCATGCAGAATACCACGATGGGGGTGTTGATGGTCAGTCTGGTACCTGTCAGTCTTCTCATCGTCATGGTGTACGGCCTTTGCCAATGCCTGTGCCGTGAGTTTTGGGACTGTGTGCCACCATAA